In a genomic window of Phacochoerus africanus isolate WHEZ1 chromosome 6, ROS_Pafr_v1, whole genome shotgun sequence:
- the RRM2B gene encoding ribonucleoside-diphosphate reductase subunit M2 B — protein MGDAERPEAAGSEQEERLSSDTSENEAKSSEEPLLRKSSRRFVIFPIQYPDIWKMYKQAQASFWTAEEVDLSKDLPHWNRLKSDEKYFISHILAFFAASDGIVNENLVERFSQEVQVPEARCFYGFQILIENVHSEMYSLLIDTYIRDPKQREFLFNAIETMPYVKKKADWALRWIADRKATFGERVVAFAAVEGIFFSGSFAAIFWLKKRGLMPGLTFSNELISRDEGLHCDFACLMFQYLVNKPSEARVREIIVNAVEIEQEFLTEALPVGLIGMNCVLMKQYIEFVADRLLTELGFSKVFQAENPFDFMENISLEGKTNFFEKRVSEYQRFAVMAETTDNVFTLDADF, from the exons AGATTATCTTCAGATACCAGTGAAAACGAAGCAAAGTCAAGTGAAGAGCCACTCCTAAGAAAGAGTTCTCGCCGATTTGTCATCTTTCCGATACAGTACCCCGACATTTGGAAAATGTATAAACAGGCACAGGCATCCTTCTGGACAGCGGAAGAG gTTGACTTATCAAAGGATCTCCCTCACTGGAACAGGCTTAAATCAGATGAGAAGTATTTTATCTCTCACATCTTAGCCTTTTTTGCAGCCAGTGATGGAATTGTGAATGAAAACTTG gTGGAGCGCTTTAGTCaggaggtgcaggttccagaGGCACGCTGTTTCTATGGCTTTCAAATTCTCATCGAGAATGTTCACTCAGAGATGTACAGTTTGCTAATAGACACTTACATCAGAGATCCCAAGCAAAG ggaatttttatttaatgcaaTTGAGACAATGCCATATGTTAAGAAAAAAGCAGATTGGGCCTTGAGATGGATAGCAGATAGAAAAGCTACTTTTG GGGAAAGGGTGGTGGCCTTTGCTGCTGTAGAAGGAATTTTCTTCTCGGGATCTTTTGCTGCTATATTCTGGTTAAAGAAAAGAGGTCTTATGCCTGGACTCACGTTTTCCAATGAACTCATCAGCAGAGATGAG ggGCTTCACTGTGACTTTGCTTGCCTCATGTTTCAGTACCTGGTAAATAAGCCTTCAGAAGCAAGAGTTAGGGAGATCATTGTTAATGCTGTTGAAATTGAGCAG GAGTTTTTAACAGAAGCCTTGCCAGTTGGCCTCATTGGAATGAATTGTGTTTTGATGAAACAGTATATTGAGTTTGTAGCTGACAGATTGCTTACAGAACTTGGATTCTCAAAG gttTTTCAGGCAGAAAATCCCTTTGATTTTATGGAAAACATTTCTTTAGAGGGGAAAACAAATTTCTTTGAGAAACGAGTTTCAGAGTATCAGCGTTTTGCAGTGATGGCAGAAACTACAGATAATGTCTTCACCTTagatgcagatttttaa